Proteins encoded in a region of the Sterolibacterium denitrificans genome:
- the nosZ gene encoding TAT-dependent nitrous-oxide reductase: protein MTSNNNIDTTVNGKEQAEAAVPQDPGRRKFLNTAALTGLAGATLSVGLASCKQETTPATGAASAPGAAAAGAAGDMRVERAPGELDDYYGLWSGGHSGEMRVYGIPTGRELKRIPVFNPDLLTGWGITNESKKILGTKPNGDLKYRTGDTHHVHASYKNGTYDGKYAWVNDKIHSRLARVRLDTFECDKITELPNVQGFHGIFPDKRDPVDPNINYTTRVFCGAEFHIPLPNDGRDLDNPEKYGALFTCVDAETMEVRWQVRVDGNMDLCASSFDGKLAACNQYNTENGVHFEDMMSAENDACVFFNIARIEQAVKDGKFTTYGDSKVPVVDGTQAGNPDPKTALTCYVPVPKNPHGVNASPDGKYFISAGKLSPTATVIELEKVLGFFNGDVASTKDCVVAEVEIGLGPLHTAFDGRGNAYTTLFLDSQMVKWNVDAAIKYYKGDTSVKYVVDRLDVTYQPGHTNASMSETMEADGKWLGVGNKFSKERFLPVGPLHPECEQLVDISGEKMRLVADHPVWPEPHDFIIMRRDIIKAQQVYNPDDFPAGIKDASESRVERNGNKVTVHIGSQAPMFSLREFEVKLGDEVTVFLTNFDKVEDLTHGFALPRHDINFIVNPGETRSVTFKADKPGVYWYYCTHFCHALHLEMRGRMIVRK, encoded by the coding sequence ATGACCAGCAATAACAACATCGACACCACCGTCAATGGAAAAGAGCAGGCCGAAGCGGCTGTGCCGCAGGATCCGGGTCGCCGCAAGTTTCTCAACACTGCCGCTCTGACCGGTCTTGCTGGTGCCACGCTGTCGGTCGGTCTGGCATCCTGCAAACAGGAAACGACACCGGCGACCGGCGCTGCTTCCGCTCCCGGCGCTGCCGCCGCAGGCGCTGCGGGCGACATGCGCGTCGAGCGTGCTCCCGGCGAACTCGACGATTATTACGGCCTTTGGTCGGGCGGCCATTCCGGCGAAATGCGCGTCTATGGCATACCGACCGGCCGTGAGTTGAAGCGCATCCCGGTGTTCAATCCGGATCTGCTGACCGGCTGGGGGATTACCAACGAATCGAAGAAAATTCTTGGCACCAAGCCGAATGGCGATCTCAAATACCGCACCGGCGATACGCATCACGTCCATGCTTCCTACAAGAATGGCACCTACGACGGCAAGTATGCCTGGGTGAATGACAAGATCCACAGCCGTCTGGCGCGCGTCCGCCTGGATACCTTCGAGTGCGACAAGATCACAGAACTGCCCAACGTCCAGGGGTTTCATGGCATTTTCCCGGACAAGCGCGACCCGGTCGATCCCAACATCAACTACACCACGCGCGTTTTCTGCGGCGCCGAATTCCACATTCCGCTGCCCAATGACGGCCGCGACCTCGACAATCCGGAAAAGTACGGCGCGCTGTTTACCTGCGTCGATGCCGAAACCATGGAAGTGCGTTGGCAAGTGCGCGTCGATGGCAACATGGACCTGTGCGCCTCGTCCTTCGACGGCAAGCTGGCTGCCTGCAACCAGTACAACACTGAAAACGGCGTGCATTTCGAGGACATGATGTCGGCTGAGAACGACGCCTGCGTGTTCTTCAACATCGCCCGCATCGAACAGGCCGTGAAGGACGGCAAGTTCACCACCTACGGCGACTCCAAGGTGCCGGTAGTCGATGGTACCCAGGCCGGCAATCCCGACCCCAAGACGGCGCTGACCTGCTATGTGCCGGTACCGAAGAATCCGCACGGGGTGAATGCCAGCCCGGATGGCAAGTATTTCATCAGCGCCGGCAAGCTCTCGCCGACGGCGACCGTCATCGAACTCGAAAAGGTTCTCGGCTTTTTCAATGGCGATGTCGCTTCGACCAAGGATTGCGTGGTGGCCGAAGTCGAAATCGGTCTGGGCCCCCTGCATACGGCTTTCGATGGCCGCGGCAATGCCTATACCACCCTCTTCCTCGACAGCCAGATGGTGAAGTGGAACGTCGATGCCGCCATCAAGTATTACAAGGGCGATACCAGCGTCAAGTACGTCGTCGATCGTCTGGATGTGACCTACCAGCCGGGGCATACCAATGCTTCGATGTCGGAAACCATGGAAGCCGACGGCAAGTGGCTGGGTGTGGGCAACAAGTTCTCCAAGGAGCGCTTCCTGCCGGTCGGCCCGCTGCATCCCGAGTGCGAGCAACTGGTCGACATCAGCGGCGAAAAGATGCGCCTGGTTGCCGACCATCCGGTGTGGCCCGAGCCGCATGACTTCATCATCATGCGCCGCGACATCATCAAGGCTCAGCAAGTCTACAACCCGGATGACTTCCCGGCCGGCATCAAGGATGCCAGCGAGTCGCGCGTTGAACGCAACGGCAACAAGGTGACCGTGCATATCGGTTCCCAGGCGCCGATGTTCAGCCTGCGTGAATTCGAAGTCAAACTGGGTGATGAAGTCACCGTCTTCCTCACCAACTTCGACAAGGTGGAAGACCTGACTCACGGCTTTGCGCTGCCCAGGCATGACATCAACTTCATCGTCAACCCGGGCGAAACTCGCTCGGTCACCTTCAAGGCGGACAAGCCGGGTGTCTATTGGTACTACTGCACCCATTTCTGCCACGCATTGCACCTCGAGATGCGCGGCCGGATGATCGTCAGGAAGTAA
- a CDS encoding 4Fe-4S binding protein — protein sequence MLTMKPSTSLLATVLAAFMLFVLPLSPSSAHADAYEAPLPPQLNSDPDLCAYAPCREVIPGADSFSRRQGRPAYVEAYKTVNGKQQLLGYVFLSTDIVDIPAYSGKPVITLIGMDSSGKFTGSRILRHSEPILLLGIPESRLIAFTEQYLGKFVGDKVEIGRSHSDPDAISVDAISGATVTVIAQNQLMMRSGQEIARQVGIIQPKIRPQAKLLDLDEKLDWAQLLKEGSIQRLTVKTADVGLPPAAAPYIDMYFGYLDIPSVGRSILGDAAYNSLMSRLKPGEHAIFIIANGKESFKGSGFVRGGIYDRIQINQDGDSMTFRDLDYLNLYGIQAAGAPAYHESGIFIMRSPSFSAAYPWNLVFMGNKMDPDTGERTFATFEHEYWTNARYLEGGRPEFKRPDPTWLKVWKARQVEIAFFIALLLSAGIVYALRDKLVRRSNRKNKLWVSVPRYALWVSSIGFSGFYLMAQPSITQVLTWFHSILFQWQWGLFLSDPFIFLFWIFIIVTTFFWGRGMFCGWLCPYGALSEILYKVASAVGLKRFQFKLPQAVHDKLKWLKYGIFLGLLFVSFYSMGLAEKLAEVEPFKTTFLVGVWNRSWPFVLYFSVLFILAMFVERFFCKYLCPLGASLAIPSTFRWWGLKRKDECGPCKACAVGCDSLAIHDTAGNIDQRECMLCLDCMVMYYDDHACPPLAKERKARGKAGQPLTPIGADGYYIPIHVVKTAGQAGQPPLERGIIEEQPMSLGARLYCEITDHLFPWSGKVRTRNVFFKALIAGITVLMTWLWLLGAAGKLGPGIILGWWLAWSVYEIIERMNCKPYVKEGPWWGRKLREASWPDMMAYVGMKNLLIGVALFLLMKWVGVLEILRNMPELQGFY from the coding sequence ATGCTCACCATGAAGCCCTCGACCTCCCTGCTGGCTACCGTTCTGGCGGCCTTCATGCTGTTTGTGCTGCCGCTGTCACCGTCGTCGGCCCATGCCGATGCCTACGAGGCGCCGCTGCCGCCGCAGCTCAACAGCGATCCGGACCTGTGCGCCTACGCACCCTGTCGGGAGGTCATCCCGGGAGCCGACAGTTTCTCCCGGCGCCAGGGGCGGCCGGCCTATGTCGAAGCGTACAAGACCGTGAATGGCAAGCAGCAATTGCTCGGCTATGTCTTTCTCTCCACCGACATCGTCGATATTCCGGCCTACTCCGGCAAACCCGTGATTACCCTGATCGGCATGGACAGCAGCGGAAAATTCACGGGTTCCAGGATCCTGCGTCATTCCGAACCCATCCTGCTGCTGGGCATTCCCGAGTCCAGGCTGATTGCCTTTACGGAACAGTACCTGGGCAAGTTCGTCGGCGACAAGGTGGAAATCGGCCGCTCGCACTCCGATCCGGATGCGATCAGCGTCGACGCCATCAGCGGGGCGACGGTGACGGTGATTGCCCAGAACCAGTTGATGATGCGTTCAGGGCAGGAAATCGCCAGGCAGGTGGGCATCATCCAGCCCAAGATTCGTCCCCAGGCCAAGCTGCTGGATCTGGATGAAAAACTCGATTGGGCGCAACTGCTCAAGGAAGGCAGCATCCAGCGCCTGACCGTGAAAACTGCCGATGTCGGCCTGCCGCCGGCCGCCGCGCCTTACATCGACATGTATTTCGGCTATCTCGACATTCCTTCGGTCGGCCGTTCCATCCTTGGCGATGCGGCTTACAACAGTCTGATGTCGCGCCTGAAGCCCGGCGAGCATGCCATCTTCATCATCGCCAATGGCAAGGAATCGTTCAAGGGCTCGGGCTTCGTGCGCGGCGGCATCTACGACCGCATCCAGATCAACCAGGATGGCGACAGCATGACCTTCCGCGATCTGGACTATCTCAATCTTTACGGCATCCAGGCCGCCGGCGCGCCCGCGTATCACGAGTCGGGCATCTTCATCATGCGCAGTCCGAGCTTCTCGGCGGCGTATCCATGGAACCTGGTGTTCATGGGCAACAAGATGGATCCGGATACCGGCGAGCGGACTTTTGCCACCTTCGAGCATGAATACTGGACCAACGCCCGCTATCTGGAAGGCGGCCGGCCCGAATTCAAGCGCCCCGATCCGACCTGGCTCAAGGTATGGAAGGCCAGGCAGGTGGAAATTGCCTTCTTCATCGCCTTGCTGTTGAGCGCGGGCATCGTGTATGCCTTGCGCGACAAGCTGGTGCGCCGCTCCAACCGCAAGAACAAGCTCTGGGTGTCGGTCCCGCGTTACGCCCTGTGGGTGAGCAGTATCGGTTTTTCCGGTTTTTACCTGATGGCCCAGCCCTCGATCACCCAGGTGCTGACCTGGTTCCATTCCATTCTTTTCCAGTGGCAGTGGGGCTTGTTCCTCTCGGATCCCTTCATTTTCCTGTTCTGGATTTTCATCATCGTCACCACCTTCTTCTGGGGCCGGGGCATGTTCTGCGGCTGGCTGTGTCCCTATGGCGCGTTGAGCGAAATTCTCTACAAGGTGGCCAGCGCGGTGGGCCTCAAGCGTTTTCAGTTCAAGTTGCCGCAGGCCGTGCATGACAAGCTGAAGTGGCTGAAATACGGCATTTTCCTCGGGCTGCTGTTCGTCTCCTTCTATTCGATGGGGCTGGCGGAGAAGCTCGCCGAAGTCGAGCCGTTCAAGACCACTTTCCTCGTCGGCGTGTGGAACCGCTCCTGGCCGTTCGTGCTTTACTTCAGCGTGCTCTTCATCCTGGCGATGTTCGTCGAGCGTTTCTTCTGCAAGTATCTGTGTCCGCTCGGCGCCAGCCTGGCGATTCCGTCCACTTTCCGCTGGTGGGGCCTGAAGCGCAAGGATGAATGCGGCCCCTGCAAAGCCTGCGCGGTAGGCTGCGATTCCCTGGCGATCCATGACACGGCTGGCAATATCGATCAGCGCGAGTGCATGCTGTGTCTGGACTGCATGGTGATGTATTACGACGACCACGCCTGCCCGCCGCTGGCCAAGGAACGCAAGGCGCGCGGCAAGGCCGGCCAGCCGCTGACACCCATCGGCGCCGATGGTTACTACATTCCCATCCATGTGGTGAAAACCGCCGGGCAGGCGGGCCAGCCGCCGCTGGAGCGCGGCATCATCGAGGAACAGCCGATGAGTCTGGGCGCCCGCCTGTATTGCGAGATCACCGATCATCTGTTTCCCTGGAGCGGCAAGGTGCGCACGCGCAATGTCTTCTTCAAGGCGCTGATCGCCGGTATCACCGTGCTGATGACCTGGCTGTGGCTGCTGGGCGCGGCGGGCAAGCTGGGGCCGGGCATCATCCTCGGCTGGTGGCTGGCCTGGAGCGTCTATGAAATCATCGAGCGCATGAACTGCAAGCCTTACGTCAAGGAGGGGCCGTGGTGGGGCCGCAAGCTGCGCGAAGCGAGCTGGCCGGACATGATGGCCTATGTCGGGATGAAGAACCTGCTCATCGGCGTGGCGCTGTTCCTGCTGATGAAATGGGTGGGCGTGCTGGAAATCCTCCGCAACATGCCGGAATTGCAGGGCTTCTATTGA